Proteins from a genomic interval of Helicoverpa zea isolate HzStark_Cry1AcR chromosome 31, ilHelZeax1.1, whole genome shotgun sequence:
- the LOC124645035 gene encoding ice nucleation protein-like translates to MRGIASIEINSDYEEISNDAPSSTDNSDNEGVNHEANGDSDNADNESSNDNSPALNIVRHPNYNVVNVPNNDIDANNAEHDSENEEEEGARSDSQRLEYDWNYAEQDSISDSDDYDWNFGYEEDQAGATNSSQNTNTTTQTTNAEKDDKGGPSNSGNQDSASANPENADKNDSKSGKPEEPDEPGDTANASSQSRKPDDLAEIEDDNLKLFHSLELDETKNAQAEGMSSADNPSSDDNETTSDENKMSNDAADISEMTFGSFSYDCGRGAIRRTGQSSNRDRDIFTPTTRTTIRKPNQNAYRRSPFENSDEYSTRGYQSIQQDFNYADYINVCASSFTESDPVESDNFSGYRSPNLSRYGNLNSPGFGDSGEHSYETERSAVHEAPANPEHGTNQTPAYSTSGTGNSGGDNQTSLSSSNPVSPSHGIQHASSEFNTPGYDGPGWSDHRAPYSSLYEGPRSHIYAAPEISSYCTEAPEYSSSRSPRYAAVGSSGFFGSSTYDISVSSRYGVPGLTGYDPSSSSNYEVPASAQYCVPTYSTYGPSPSSSWTSSSPVTEYGTVAPSGYCAPISASYGAPELFDYRTSNLYGYGTQCAPIYDASAYYGYSTDYSSFGYCNIGSSGYSASMSPGYDVSGSAGFCPSVVSTYSTTRSSRCSAHDYGTPHSPQRASSTVSSSSFSRNPSSLDYGISNLSVCEPVSSHYGPSAFSGFGASRSTGHGISRASRHGAPCMAGSCPSGIGLGLQAKIDEILKSADKAKKSDSNRVLLEVSDTPPFSFDFQLGQRADNEYRGYGIIEEITAHLNEEARRSPVPGLGYGRGRAAGRGRSAIFGPLQDIGNTQAQRGPRRPLIEVIGGTDFEVEIEPRRGRGRGRGRRGANGN, encoded by the exons ATGCGCGGAATAGCATCTATTGAAATTAACTCCGATTATGAAGAGATAAGCAACGATGCCCCGAGTAGTACTGATAACTCAGATAATGAGGGCGTGAACCATGAAGCAAACGGCGATTCTGATAATGCTGATAACGAATCCTCAAATGACAATTCACCTGCACTTAATATAGTGAGACATCCAAATTATAATGTCGTCAATGTTCCAAATAATGACATCGACGCCAATAACGCAGAACATGATTCTGAAAATGAGGAAGAAGAAGGAGCACGCAGTGACTCCCAGCGGCTGGAGTATGATTGGAATTATGCTGAGCAAGATTCTATCAGTGACTCAGATGATTATGATTGGAATTTCGGTTACGAAGAAGATCAAGCTGGAGCAACTAATTCCAGTCAAAATACGAATACTACCACCCAAACAACGAATGCAGAAAAGGATGATAAAGGCGGGCCTAGTAATTCAGGAAATCAAGATTCGGCTAGTGCAAATCCAGAAAACGCAGATAAAAATGATTCCAAGAGTGGAAAACCAGAGGAACCAGATGAACCAGGTGATACAGCTAATGCAAGCTCTCAGAGTCGAAAACCCGACGATTTAGCTGAGATAGAAGATGATAACTTAAAACTGTTTCACAGTTTAGAACTAGATGAAACTAAAAACGCACAAGCCGAGGGTATGAGCTCAGCGGATAACCCTAGTTCAGATGATAATGAAACTACAtcagatgaaaataaaatgagtaaTGATGCGGCAGACATAAGCGAGATGACATTTGGTAGTTTCAGCTATGATTGTGGCCGTGGTGCCATACGAAGGACAGGTCAAAGCAGTAATAGGGACCGCGATATTTTTACTCCAACAACCCGTACTACTATCAGAAAACCTAACCAAAATGCTTACAGAAGATCTCCTTTCGAAAACTCCGACGAATACTCAACGCGCGGTTATCAGTCAATCCAGCAGGACTTTAATTATGCAGATTATATTAATGTCTGTGCGAGTAGTTTTACGGAATCTGATCCTGTCGAAAGTGATAATTTTTCCGGTTACCGTTCACCGAACTTATCTCGTTATGGCAATCTTAACTCACCAGGATTTGGTGATTCTGGTGAGCATAGCTATGAGACCGAGCGTTCAGCTGTCCATGAAGCTCCTGCAAACCCGGAGCATGGAACAAATCAAACTCCTGCATACAGTACTTCTGGTACTGGTAACTCTGGCGGCGACAATCAAACGTCACTTTCCTCCAGCAATCCGGTCTCGCCAAGCCACGGTATCCAGCACGCGTCATCTGAATTCAATACACCAGGCTACGACGGTCCAGGTTGGTCAGATCATAGAGCTCCATATTCGTCCTTATATGAAGGTCCACGTTCGCATATCTACGCTGCTCCAGAGATTTCAAGTTATTGCACCGAAGCGCCAGAATATAGCTCATCCCGCTCACCCAGATATGCTGCTGTAGGGTCTTCAGGCTTTTTTGGATCTTCTACCTATGATATTTCTGTTTCTTCACGCTATGGCGTTCCTGGCTTGACCGGCTACGATCCCTCAAGTTCTTCAAACTATGAAGTCCCTGCCTCTGCACAATACTGTGTCCCCACCTACTCGACCTATGGCCCCTCGCCATCTTCCTCTTGGACCTCAAGTTCACCTGTTACAGAATACGGCACGGTGGCTCCATCCGGCTACTGTGCTCCAATTTCAGCCAGCTATGGTGCCCCAGAATTGTTTGACTACAGAACCTCAAACTTATATGGTTATGGCACCCAATGTGCACCCATCTATGATGCCTCTGCTTACTATGGTTACAGTACCGATTATAGTTCATTTGGGTACTGTAATATTGGATCTTCTGGCTACAGTGCCTCTATGTCTCCTGGTTATGATGTTTCGGGGTCTGCAGGCTTCTGTCCTTCAGTGGTATCTACTTATAGCACCACGCGCTCTTCAAGATGCAGTGCGCATGACTATGGTACTCCACATTCACCACAAAGGGCTAGCTCTactgtttcatcatcatctttctcCCGCAACCCAAGCTCTTTAGACTACGGCATATCAAACTTATCTGTTTGTGAACCAGTATCAAGTCATTATGGACCTTCAGCCTTTTCTGGATTCGGGGCATCACGGTCTACTGGACATGGCATTTCGAGGGCTTCGAGACACGGCGCTCCGTGCATGGCTGGGAGTTGTCCATCAG GAATCGGACTTGGACTACAGGCCAAAATCGACGAAATACTCAAATCTGCAGACAAAGCTAAAAAGAGTGATTCTAATCGTGTACTACTGGAGGTCTCCGATACACCCCCATTCTCATTTGATTTCCAACTGGGCCAACGGGCTGATAATGAATACCGTGGGTACGGTATAATTGAAGAAATAACAGCACATTTGAATGAAGAAGCACGTCGAAGTCCGGTGCCTGGACTTGGATACGGGCGTGGCCGAGCTGCTGGTCGCGGGCGAAGTGCAATATTTGGCCCATTGCAAGACATTGGAAATACACAGGCTCAGCGTGGCCCACGTAGACCCCTGATTGAAGTCATTGGCGGAACCGATTTTGAAGTAGAGATTGAACCAAGACGTGGACGTGGCCGTGGCAGGGGACGTCGCGGTGCAAATGGTAACTAA